tgttttaaaaattcatgggtCAAAATGTGTTCTCTATTCCTTTATGGTCTTTGGATCTCAAGTTTCTCAGACTTTTGCATCTGTTAACAAAACAAGCTGATGTAGTTTATTTCATGACCCTCGTGTTATAAAGAAAACAGAGCcgcagagagattaaataactttcccaaggtcctGGCCTCATTTTTGGAATCCAGGCCCCCTGAATGCACAGCCTGAGCTCTTTACCAGTTTTGGAAATATCACAGCCCACGAGGACGAGAGAGATTGGCGAGAATCTGAGCATTCTTTTTCCAGGAcagtcttaaataaataaataatgatgggTTCTTTCTCCCCAATTCCCATTTGTTCCAGTCATAACAGGAACCATTCCTTTGTGACAGACTTTTTACAGTACCATTAATTTGGTCATAGTTTTCCCTACACCTGTTACAACGAGCCTTGTCATCCTGAGAGTGTTTCTTCTATGCTGACTAGCAGTGTTTTCTAACATGTTGCATTATATGAagtgtttattttctgcttttattgagTTCCCAATCAGGTTCTGATTCCCAGGCTGTGATTGCCTCCTTCAACAGCCAGTCATTCTGCAATAAAATACAGCTGGagacagaaaactataattttagCAGCCTTTTCCTCAAGATGGACCAAAAGACCTCCAACTTGGCCACATAGGTAACTTAAATGTAACAAACTTGACATCTACATTGTTTGCCAAGTTTCTagtatttcagattctttttttcttaatttttaaatgtttattgaaatacAGCTGATGTAAAATACTATGATAGTTTCATGTGTAatacataatgatttgacatttgcaacATTATGAAATGATAATCACAATAACTTTGATAACCATCTGgccacatataaaaatattacagttATCATTGACTACATTCCTTATACTATATATTACATCTGcctgatttatttattatgtaactTCAAGCTTCtgtctcttaatccccttcacctatttctccCACTCTTCCCCCTCCCACAACCTTCTTGCAACCatttgttttctgcttctttgagtcatgttttgattttttatggtttttttttttagattccacatataaatgggatcatacagtatttgtctttgcctgatttatttcactgggattatacagtatttgtctttgtctgcctGATTTATTTCACCTACCATAATATCCTCTAGATCCATACTTGTTGTTACAgatggaaagatttatttttcttttgatgactgagtaatattccactgtgcatatatatgcaaatgtgtgtttatgtgtataccacattttatttattcaaatgataatggacacttaggtttcttCCCTATATTGACTGTTAGTAatactgcagtgaatattggagtgcctatatctttccaaattagtgtttttcttttcttctggtaaatacccaggagtgaatgctggatcatatggcagttatatttttaattttttaaaaaatctccatactgttttccatagtggcttcatgaatttacagtcccatcaacagtgcacaagcgttccttttatttatccttgccaacacttgttatttgttttcttttcaaaaacagccattccaggagttcctgtcatgactcagtggttaacgaatctgactatgaaccatgaggttgcaggttcaatccctggccttgctcagtgggtaaaggatccggcattgccgtgagctgtggtgtaggtcacaaacgtggctcagatctggtgttgctgtgactgtggtgtaggccagcagctacatctccaattagacccctagcctgggaacctccatatgctgcaggtgtggccctaaaaagacaaaaagacaaaaaaaagttaataacttCTTGGATAGTTAAGCAGGATATGACTACAGAGACTTTCAGGGCAAGGTGACAGTACCAAACTAGCtaggagacttttttttatattaagtataACAATATAACAAGGTGCATGAAAAGTGAAATTATGTGTATGAATACCAGATGGCCAAATGGATGAGTCAGTATCATATCCTATATTGAGAGTTATGTATGACTCTAAGTTTCATACTATGGATTTGTCATCAtttcttaaatttgaatttatgtAATTACTAaactctctcttgctctctgttcttttttcctggctaatgttataatttttttctgtgtattactTAATTGTTGTTCTAGCCTTAGGTTTTGGGAAAAGGATTCTCTGACACTATTTCTGTCATTCATTTTCATTGGATGTCTCTTCTTTGTTATAGTTAACCGTTTGGGGATCCACAGTGTTTGTGATTCTCATGAAGCCAATACTCTTAACCTTAGAACAGTTCTAAGATTAATAAGGAAACAATGCAGcaaacaataatattttaaaatagaaaggaattATTGACCTTGGCTACCTCAACCAGAAGCATTAAATGGATTTTAAAGTAGCTCTAGTAAAACTAATGTAGCAATGAGTAAAGTTAAGTAAccatattaataaaacaaaaaaatctcagagttcctttgtggcacagtgtgctaaggatcctgcattgtcactaaTGTGTTGcctgtttgatctctggcctgggaacttccacgtgctgcaggtgtggccataagaaagaaagaaagaaaaaaagaaagaaaggaaaataaggcaaaaaattctcaaaaatagtCATattaggagctcccactgtggcacagtgagttaagaatccagcttcagcagcttgggttgctatggaggcatgggtttaattcctggcctggcacagtgggttaaaagatttagtgttgctgcagctttatcataggtcacaactgcagctcagattcagtccttggcctgggaacttctatgtgctatgggtgctgccaaaaaaaaaaaaaaaagaaagaaagaaaagacagatgaaCAAGAAAGAGCCCTGAATATATGTAAACTCAAAAGAGGAATGAACGTGACAAGGGAGAGGCTTGGTTCTGTGTCCTAAACAGCCCTTGGAGAAATGTGCAAAGAACTGTCCAGCTCTTTGTACATACAGGAAATTCAAATAAGTGTCTCTCAAAAGAATATGGctataatttatagaaaatatttatgacagGAAttatcattgtggctcagtagcttatgcacccagctagtatccatgaggatgtgggtttgatccctggcctcactcagtgggttaaggatccggcattgccatgagttgtggtgtaggcctcacacagctcggatccccgattgctgtggctgtggtgtagcccagcagctgcacctctaattcgaactctagcctgggaacttcagtatgccacaggtgagtccattaaaaaggaaaaaaagaaaatatttgtgattagAGATTATAAAGTGATAATATAAAACTGAAGtaacagataaaagaaaatgaaatttgattGTACAACTtggttgaaaaaatattttttttctttcttcttcttcttctttttttttttctttttagggccactcctgtggcatatgaatgttcctggctaggagttgaatcagagctacagctgctggcctgtgccacagctacaacgccagatccaggctgtatctgcaatccacaccacggttcatggcaacaccggatccttaacccactgagcgaggccagggattgaacctgcatcctcatgaatactagtcaggttcatttcccatGAGCCActctaaaaaaagaattgaaattagCAAGCAAATAGGTTACCATTGAAATCCACTACAAAGTCATATTATATCAATGATAAATTAATTTTAGACAAAATAAGCAGTATATTAAATCAGACATCTAAATAATCAATTGTTTAACTCAAATAAgtcaaatatgaaaaatgttcttAAGTTGTGTAGAAATTCATCcattctttgaaaaatgattctcagaaaacatgaaaaaatagtGTGCATGGGCATGTTAACCCACCATCTCCTCCACTTACCATCTTATTTCACTCCTCCACTTCACAAACAAAATTATGAAGATAATTTCTAAACACAGTGCCCCTAATTCTTGTTCTTGTGTTTCCTTTTCAACCTACCCCCATCTGGTTTCTGCCCAATTAATTCTACCAAACCAGATCCTGCTAAGGTCACCAATGGTATCTGTTTACAGGTCTGCTGGAACAATTCAGTCCTCACCTGCCCTGTAAGCACCACTCTGTCTTTTAAAGACATTCCTTCCCTTCAGTAGTCTCTGCCCTGTTCATCCCTGTGTCCTACTAACTGCACTGCCACTTGGCCTTGGTGCCTACTGCAGACTTCAGTGCTGAAGGTCTGAAGGACTATGTTTAGGTCCTCTTTTTATTGTCCTTTCTGTTTCTAAGTGACCACATCATTCTGCATACCCTCATTAGTAAATACACAGGAAAGAATCCCAGATTAATACCCCCACCCCGGCATTTTCTAAAATTCAAGACCTATATTTCCAACTGTCAGTAAAACTCTGCACTTATATGTCTGTCTTCCAGTCATCTTAGAAAGGatatataatgttatttttcctttctggcaTCATTTGTACCTAAAACTTCCAGGGTGAGAACATcattttcctttacttctctttgcagtatttaatataattgaaataaaataaacattagtcCTGTTTTTATGTCATTTCCCTTAGGACTGAGCTTTAGCACAGTAGGAACTGCATTTGCTTTATTCAACTGTATTGCTTGGTGGCAATTGTATAACCTGTCATTTAGATATTCAGTTTATATGTATAATCTGAATAGAATGAAAGAGTAAATAGAATGTTCCCATCCATTCTTCAATATCATTTACAAAATGAGGGCTTGGATTTTGACTTTAGAATAAACAAACTCAAGTTTCCTTTGAtaggaatttaataaataaagaaaaatgctttttttttttttttttttttttttgcttttttgttttcagggccacacctgcctcatatggaagttcccaggccaggaactgaatcagagctacagctgctggcctataccacaaccagagcaatgcaggatctgagccacatctgcaacctacatcacagctcaccacagcacctgatccttaacccactgaaccctcatcctcatggatattagttgggtgcattacactgaaccacaatgggaactccacaaaatgcatatttaataaCATGAACTGGTAaacatattttgtaaattttaataaaaagtaaagatgaaatgtaatttttattaataatttccaaatattataAATGTGGTAGGTataagaaggaatgaataaataagtaaataaataaataaataaataaataaataaggcaatcATCTCTTAGGTACTGATGACCCTGGAGCTGAACTGTTTAACATAACTTTTCATAATACTACTgacaaaatatttgtgaattaatTCAATAAGTTTTGTAACTAAAGCAGAAATAAGAGTCTTTTGAAATGACCAAAGATGAATTGTGCAAGGGTGAGATGGCATCTTAGTCACAGAGAATTATTTCATGGTGACACCAGGTCTGCATCCGTAATTCTTCACCTTTCTTGAAAATTCATGGATAAAGACAAGCGTCTCATGATTTCCACTCTGACAATCTCCCACGCACAGTCactgtatttcttctctttcaggtAAAGATGGATTCCCTCAAAATACCTCTTCACGGCCATTTCCAGGGCAGATGCCTGCTCTCCCCTCACCTGCACCAAGCAGGACTCCAGGTCTTCCAGATGCTGATGGAGTCCAGAGCAGAGCTTGTCCAGGAGGGTGGAGTCCCAGGCAGCAGAGGAGCGCTCtgtgtggaggaggaggaaggtctGCTGGAGCATCTCATGGAGGACAGAGATGGCCTGGGTCTTCTGCAGCTGGCTGCCTTCCACCATCTCCTGGGGGAACCCGAAGTCTTTTCTATCCTTCAgacagaaggaaggggagagtcTCCTCATCTGACGCAGAAGCACCAGGTTCTTCCTGCTGACATGCACGTGGTTCTGAAACAGGTCACAGCCCAGAGATGCCCCAGGGCCATAGCTGAACACCACCAGGGCCGTCAATAGAGAGAGCACGAAGGCCATGGGGAAAATGAGGGTGCAACTGGCCTGGCTGAGACCTTGCAGGTAGGTTCTCTGATGACATTCTCCCTAAGCATGGCTTTTAAATAAGGAACACAGtttccattttctgaaaatttctctGTACTTTCACTTccactttgtttttcatttagatATTTTCTGTTTGACCTGAGAATATGTAATCACTCTAAACTCCTGATTTTTacaataaaagtttaattttccCCATTAACTTTGGATGTGTCAGTCCAAATGGATATCAATTAAATGAGAATTAAAGGCTGAAGTATGTAAAGATTCATAGACTTACACATACTtatgtacttatatatataaatattgctCTTCTCTGTGTTAGGAGCACAATTAGTCCTTGATTCTGGACTATGTTTCTCACCATTCTTACCTCATACATAGGAAGTCAGGGTTCCTCAGCCCTATTaagtttctgtattttattaGGTAATTACCAGACCATGCATGGTGTATAAACTATACAGAAccaaagactgtttttttttactgttttattcaGAGCAGAGGCTTTTGATTATAAATGAATGAGCTTCTCaagtgtttctcttctttctaggaTACTTTCATTCAGGTTTCTGAGGTTATGCTTCATCTGAGCCACAAGGTCAGGACTAATAAACTAGACACCACCCTttctttccatcattttcttaCCAGACCTCTAGTACTCCTCAGGTTGTCCCAGTACACTTGGTAGGAATCCTGGTTCTTTTCTGATGCATGTAGGTGTGAAGACTCTAATCCCAAGATAATTACTTGTATTTTCCAAGTAACATATTACTCATGAGGTAGTTATCACCTTTAGGAGCACTTTCCCCCTGGAGTGACAGAGTGTCCTCAACCCAAACTCTCTGGGACTCCCTCCCTGAGGGCAGGCTCGCCACATCACCACATTCAGAATTCTCCTACTGTGGAGGGGCATGGTTCTTTATTGGCAAAATATTCGTCTTCCAAGATCCCCACGTTTGCCCCTGGAGTGTTTGCCTGAAGGACCCTGGTCCTCAGTGGTGACCTCCTCCTCTCCTGACCTGTGTCCCCTGGTATCAAATATGTCAGTAGCCCTCAGATGCCAAGAGCAAAAGTTTGTTTTGTCTAAGTAGGTGAAGGAATTATCCAAGTGCAAACATGTCACCTTTagtagataatttttattttgcccaTACAGCTTTTATTGTCAACCCTTTTAGTTAAACCATTGAACAGTTGCTATGCTCAAAATTTCTGAGCTGGTTGTAGGGAATTCAGTGTTGATGCTGCCTCTGATTAGAAGCTTACATTACAGAAACTACGGGACCTTCAGTTGTTCATTCAGTCTGTGTGTTTCTGttgggcttgtttgtttgtcCATCTCTGTTTCATGCTCATAATGCAAGGCAGTGAGGCCCAGGCTATTATGTCACGGGGAAGTTGccttgtttcctttatttattcatgatgtttcattttaaatttaaataactatttaaaaattttaagaacttaTTTTTTACATAGTGGTTTCTGGGCAAAGATTATCTCATTCCTCCTGCATTACTTTCTGTTTCATCCTGAGGTCATTATGAAGGGAAGTAAAAGAATGGCAAAGGTGCTTCaccttattttttatgattttcaagacttgagtttttttttgtttcacatTTCAGCTTTCCTAGAAAGCAAAACTTGATGATT
The Sus scrofa isolate TJ Tabasco breed Duroc chromosome 1, Sscrofa11.1, whole genome shotgun sequence DNA segment above includes these coding regions:
- the LOC100155760 gene encoding interferon omega 1 precursor, with product MAFVLSLLTALVVFSYGPGASLGCDLFQNHVHVSRKNLVLLRQMRRLSPSFCLKDRKDFGFPQEMVEGSQLQKTQAISVLHEMLQQTFLLLHTERSSAAWDSTLLDKLCSGLHQHLEDLESCLVQVRGEQASALEMAVKRYFEGIHLYLKEKKYSDCAWEIVRVEIMRRLSLSMNFQER